From Malaya genurostris strain Urasoe2022 chromosome 2, Malgen_1.1, whole genome shotgun sequence:
TTAGGATCGTAGACAGTCTACACAGTCCGATCCCATTACCAAGGCAGTTTATCGTTACCTCCTTGATGGGTGGCCTGAGACCACAACCGATGCAGAGCTCAAACGGTTTTATGCTCGACGTGAATCCCTTACCACGGTACAAGGCTGCATACTATTCGGCGATCGACTGGTTATACCATCGCCCCATCGCAAGCGTAGTCTTCATCAACTTCATCGTGGCCACCCTGGAATTCAGCGAATGAAGGCGATTGCCAGGTCTTATGTTTATTGGCCAACTCTCGACAGCGACATTGTTGATTTCGTCAAATCCTGCCGTCAATGTGTGACGGCTGCGAAAACACCGCCGAAGTCAGAGCCTTTGTCATGTCCTAAATCAACAAAACCGTGGCAGCGCGTTCACCTTGATTATGCTGGACCGATCGACGGGGAATACTACCAGGTTGTCGTAGACTCTTTTTCGAAATGGTCTGAAATTGTACAGACGAGAAGTATCACTACAGCCGCCACAGTGAAAATCCTCAGAGATCTGTTCGCTCGCTTGGGAATGCCAGAGACACTGGTGAGTGATAATGGATCCCAGTTCACCAGTGCAGAGTTTCAATCGTACTGTACGAACAACGGCATCGAGCATCTTACAACAGCACCGTTTCACCCTCAATCGAACGGTCAAGCCGAGCGACTCGTGGATACGTTTAAGCGATCGATTAAAAAGGTTATGGAGGGAAGAGCGACAATGTGTGATGCTCTCAGTACATTTCTTCAGGTTTACCGGAGTACACTTTGTTTTTCTTCTCCAGACGGCAAATCACCAGCAGAAGATTTGTTCGGTCGTCCGATTCGTACTAGTTTGGATCTGCTCCGTGCACCATCCGATCGTGTACATTTGGAACAATCGAGTGAAATTCATCCCTTAAAGCGACAATTCATCGTTAAGGATACGGTGTATGCAAAAGTATTCGTCAAGAACTAATGGCACTGGGTTTCAGGAACAGTTTTGGAACGTTTAGGTCGTGCAATGTACAACGTTCAGCTCGAGAATGGTAAGCTTATTCGGTCCCACGTTAACCAGCTTCGAGATCGTGCTGATTCAGAGAGTCGCAGAGTACCAGCATTGACAGATAGAACGAAACTTCCTCTCAGCATTCTACTCGATGCTTGGAACCTTCCGGCTCGTTGCACACCAGATCCATTAGCACACTCAACACCAGTAGCACCCATTCCAAGCTGCTCTAGTTCGAGACCGTCGTCAGCACCAAATACCCTGTTGAGAAGGTTTACCTTGTCATCGGAGTCTTCGTTGTCAGCATCGTCTTCGTCATCTTCGACAACACCAAGTTCAACATCAGAATTTCAGTCTGCTAATGAAGCTGACTCAGCTGTACAGGTTCCTCGCCGCTCTTCGCGTGTACGAAGAGCTCCgcgacttccggtgaaactctcaacgggtgagcacgttgcatcgtgttagtccggagaaaattcgagtatttcgcaagaaagaaaggatttccagccgtactttgacgattcgacgcatccacacagcgagattttcgcttgtagtcaagtgaaaataaagtccattggactatcaaCGAAAATTAATTGGCAATATaaccttagttgctgtgccatcaatttcggcgtcatctcaagtgaggtgacgccaaccagaaaagaagaagaagaagaagagctcCGCAATGGTTCGATCCCTATCAGCTGTATTAGAAGGGGAAATGTTGGAGACGTGACCATCCCTACAACCCAATAGTAATTGCTGGGCTCACTGGTGGCAGTCCGACTGTCACTCAGTTGATGCACCGACCAGCATCCGGTCTATGTGTCAGAAGCAGAATGTGATATGTAGTAGAATAAGTAACACGCGTTTTACCTCTAACTGTGCGGCTATTAATAAAGTCAGTTTTAATGTTTGGGTCGTGTTATATTCATTATCGGTCACCTCCGAACACGGCCACAACATCGAATATGCACATGAATTAGTTTgaacactttattttaaaaaataaaaaaatatctcctccgcctttttttataaacatggtcgaAAATATTTCCTGTCAAATGCAAGAaacggttttttttcatttgcctcAAtgatagatatagcagtttaaaaataaactgtttttgaactagttttgctcataactttgattcagaaaacgctacatgtatgcgccagtcattaaaaattgattttaactctaaaagatgttcaaagatacctaatacgaaaagttaaaaataaatatgctagagcaaaaaatctgactttttgaggaacaccctaagatgctctttaaaaatagctgtaacactaaaaccgttgcagataccacaatggtgtcttcagcaaagctgttcgatataagtttatctacaattttgccgaatgatgcagtcctctatctcaacacatccggaatataatttttggatcaccttaataataaaagCCACACTAATACCATGTTCAtcgaaatatggcttatctttcactgattatttgttttgaagacatcatagctctaaagtataaggttaagccacaaatgtttttgtccccctaaattgtggatccggaccactgtgcgatgCAATATAActcggattttttttaatttccgatcttctacctatgttttgagattctacggcaaacctaaaacaaaatcagaattttagtagttatcaattgcgtttgggttaaacattaaaattgtttagatcttttgtccattccaaaatataattatttttaaagtttaggtatatttaccagaatttttaagactgtcagtgaaatccaagtttcagtttttttgtaaattttgttcataataaattttcaactaaaataataaaaaaatatatgtcagaaaatttgaaagttttgatttgattttatttggaaaaatttaCGCAATAATAGAAACTCTCtgttttgtaccaaatttcttgagattctttgaacggatatacaattttgttcatcaatacattgtttctggtaacagttccaatattttggagcagAAAGATGTACATGTCATTGCTGTATTttgtgagttatatacaaacatgtaaaaaaaaatgaaaaattcatatatatgtataattgcatcgatttttcaaggttttcttttgatagtccaagaatggtagttggacgaaaattgtagctggtatcactagcaatcgaatgatactTAAAAATATATTGGTCATCGctctgaatttcgagatatttacgatcatcgTAAAACAGTCTCACCTTCtctgaggtcatctatctacagttttcattataactctgggtagacaaccctatttttcgtttttttcagtgcaatttatttctggaagtagtacctttccaatggtgaacaaattttgaaaatcggtttactaacaacaaagttatgactcggtaaaattgaagttctcaatatccacttcgcgatgcaggtgccgcatgaatgcagatagggcatattttgagcttgaaataAAACTTGGAACGATCATCAAAAATGATAtatttaaaataatctacaaacttcacaaaattcgagggtgtaaaattcatcgaaattggtcaagtaactgaactatgatagctcaaatttaccgttccaactttttttcaggcttggtgctccgcgtaacttttttaggcttggtattaagaGTGTTAAAGGAGCCCTATTAATAAAGAAACAAATACACCCACATTCGGAAACCCTCAAAGTTGGGACTTGAGCATACGGCAACTGGCTCACAATGCCTTGTACTCTGAATCGCAAGATCAGAACAGTTTAcctttatttgaaaataattacaTTCTGAAATAAGAAAAATTGAATGCGATGCTGAATTTATTTTAACACAATAGTTTATTAGTCGTCTTCCGgttaatataaatataaatacttGATGAGTATGAGAAATGAAAGTTTTTATCTCACAGATGAAAACTTTTTAAATACATGCTTCAAATGTGTCTAAACGCTTTAATAATCGTTACCGTTTGCTTTTTATTCGATGAAGTGTAAGTTtcgtaaaaaaatcatttaaaataaTACAGATTCTAGTGCTTTGCGCAAGTTTTGTGTGCTGTTACGAATCTAGGATGAAATAAAaccttttttcagaattattatTTGCAACGAACTGTAAGATTACACAGGTGGCTCATGACACATCATGTTATTGCAATATATCCGATATACTACTAGTATTTGAGTCATTAcagtttatcatttgaaaaaataaaatcttaCAACAAATCTTTGGTAAAATATACTTCCTAATTATccttataataaaaaatgaaacttttatAATTGTTTCGTTTTTATGGAAAATGTCAAATATAATTGTCTTATTCAAATGGTTTCAACTTTATCTAAATATATTCCTCCTTACAACTTTTAAACTCTATTAAAACGTTCCGCCTCTACTATGCTTTGTTATACACCATTTTCATAAGTGATAATAAATGCTATCCAATACTATATGAGATTTTAATATATTACATCCTACAAAAGAGAAATCAAGTATAAAAAACTGAGTTTGAATATACATacatagctaaaattttatatggTACTACTTGGACTTTTTCAGCAACAGCGGTAGtccagtttttgtttttgtttttgaaaccaAAATGGTCGCTGTTTTCGACTGCTGTTGTTGCTCACCCAATCCAATACCAgcttttttttgtgataaaaaaGGATCTTCTTTTGCTTTATGAGCGGTATTGAATATTTCAAGATTGGTTTTACTCAAAGTATTGCTAATACTGCTATTATTGTAATGAATAAGTTTACTTTCATCAGACTGATTCAACTTGGTGGTAATAAGAACTATACCAGAGTTAGTTCTATTAGGAATCATACTTTTCGGTGCATTGGAAAGCGTCCGTTTTTTTGTATCCTTTGTAGGACTGGTCGCAACTATTTGATTATATGTGTTACTGTGACTGCCGGATGTATTAGTAAGTGTATGAAGTTTGTAATCCAATTTAGTGCCAATCTCATCGTTGTTGTTAGAGTTATAATTACTATTACATAAGATTTGGCTATTACCATCCACAAGATATCTGGTTTTGTAAACGTTTTTCTCAGATGTGTTTTCAGATATATTATTCTTTACGTATAAATCTCAAGTGGTCTTATGATGGGTCTGAATAACCTTTTCCATTTCTTTTTGAAGCCCACTTAGATCGCTTATATTCACTCCAAACTGATTGCATAATGATGTAAGTTGTTTGATCTGGAAATGGAAAATAATAAGAACTCGAGaatttttatgtaatttattaAATACATACCATTGAATCATTTTGTCTTTCCTTCAAGCATTTATTCGCTGCCTTCAGTTCAACTTCTTGATTCATTAATTCCTTTTCTAAATCCTCGATTCTATTCTTTAGTAATGAAATTTCATGCCTAAGATCATCAGTAATTTCTGTACCTTCTACATTAGGCCCACAATTGTTGCTGCCAACAGTACCGCTTTTCGAGGCCTCCAATTCCTGATAACGAGCTTTCATACGTTGACTTTCCTCCTTGTATGAATGTAACTGACGCTTCCATTCGTCCACGTTAGCCGTCGATTCCTTTTGAAGAAACGATAAGATAAATTTGGTTATTTTCTCAAATCTTAAATTGCCcgagttgacggttcaatgcatacggcgctggtcttacaagccagttgtcgtatgttcgagcgccgacctggaaggattcataatgtcagtaggatcgaTTTTCTCTAATCAACGAATATTTGATACCAATAGTTCCAATTCAAATATCAGTGTTATTCCGTATAAGCTTCCTTATAGTTTTCTAATATCATTTCATTTTGATgaggaaagggttccaatcaacTTTACaaccctgtccaaaatgtattgccctcgccgtcaatttgtatcaggccgaattagcgcatgcgcgccatataaacacctctttcaatatgaggaaattattacccaacagtttctattatttattcatgttggttttattacctttcgtcatagtttatattctgttttaccttaattcctattcagctgtgattcgtaagtgtcttttgttgtcatttttccaccccgtacttttgctggcatgttatgttgtttccttgaatgtaaaagttagttgtatgcagtGGTGTTTATgttcctaccaatattcctttctaattctttcagctTTTTCGTATTTCATGTTCCTGTTGTTTTTAGTTTGTTAGTTCGTGAATTTCTTGTTCCGCATCTAGTCATCCGTTTCCAACAAAAAAGGATTAGTGTTTCATAGTTTGACGGATAAGAACTGAGGGCctgaggacatgcgtttttatttaaatgatattaACACTATGGTTTTATtagtattgctacagcatgttcacatttcgttatcttcggtaGATCCTTGACAGtattaccatccgctcaggcacttttgaacatctggtgtacactgactcacaatcgaaatgtatcacgaacaatttgatacaacgcacccgagggaacggtataatgtatattgtacacacaaaaacacatgcatacacacaggcacacacgcatacacacatgcatacatcacaacattgagttactatttctattctaatagattctaactagaattagtgtgccaatagtcatctcattagtagaatcaccatgttattttaccgattactcgactttcaataaatgaagCGGTAGCatcgaatacaaaatctttgcctcgtctctaagaagcaatagcgCATAAAAGTAGGTCGGAAATGGTTCAATACATGGTTACAATGGTTTTAGATACGCAAAATGCATCAAATTTTCTTGTTACTCTTGAAGTTAATCTATCatacagagataacagatctcactctaactaatggttttcgtacatgaaatgaccaatggatttgagatgaatgggggtaccgttaccctatttcTATCccttctattggtcgatcgttagtcctgagctgaaacggtggccattattaccgttcttgcatgcacttactcttacatttcattcacacatcatctcacccataaGGTCCCAAACGACACATCCTCTCAACTGGataaacatcgtttgacagctatcagtggtttgctcattggttcggtcattactattgtattctattctacaatattctatttcattccacAATAGTcaatggtacacaaaccaccaataaacgtcaaagactgactcgatttaccgttcatttattgtcatcgtgtgaaacccagttgggatacgttcactccacttaatttccacttcacactagtaataagggccggtagtatgaaaataaaacataaaaaagagttCAGTTAAGCCTTACCGGCCTCTCCTATTCCGGATGTtgaagcgtaatgcaatcaatatcttattcaagtcgttccatatcttattcatttaattcaattatgaagcttaaagctgtaacgcatatctttatcaaattgtaacgctaattggttgtatgtgatgatgtttgcaataccgtcaaacccaccaaccaatgggagggattttttgacgtgaatacttcTTACTTTTTTATGAAGCGCCTATTGAAAATTTGTCCTATTGAAGAATGGgttgaacttaatcgtgaatatctcgacttataatattttttccataaatttgtttatttcataAGCAATATACAGGCAATTTTCATCGCCGTGGCATTCACAATACAtaatactttaaacctaatacatttcgaacatcatattagtatgttggtattcataagttaatctaaacacagtttttatcaagcgagttgctattataaattacattaaataaaatacatttattttgtacatgatcttataactatttcaggtttgtttgtatcagttcatcacttttattcaatatcatatagttggctattggttgaactcatggaagagaaaggggtctaacataatataaaatttaaattggaactccaatggactatatgaaataataagaaaagttttatgtcacgacaagcaagaatgtcgcgaacggggacattggatagtgtacctagggtacgcaaggaatttattagttgagatctgacatcacgatactccacgcatgtccaaacgacatgatcaatatcgcgataaccttcgctacaagcacaatgattagtctcgggaagtccaattcgaaggagatgtgcatctaacgtgtagttattggacatgagtctggatatcacacgaatgaagtccctactcacatccagtcccctgaaccattcctttgtcgatattttaggaataattgagtgcatccaccgacccagatcatctatatcccaagaagcttgccagctggcaagtgttctttggcgggacgcgctatagaattcgttgaaagcaatcggtctctcataaatttcaccctcaatagcaccacgattacactcaaactataatgacctgctgctaactctgctatataaacagatgcaggttctcgaagcctaaatgaaaccgaaacattattaaTGAATATACCAACATAGCCtcttcaatatgcctgaacttacttctaaatatttttgggattgccgtcgagcgtaggtgttccggaattccacgcacttcgcgctgcatggatgtgtcgaaaaataaagttgagtcagggacatttaggaggctatcacggataggaatatatcttgaaggatcgatttcctgtgatatatggttaaaatatattgtcatgaatcttgtttgagattgaagctcaactagtacAGTACTAGTTcggtacctcacatcttattagcagtcgcgatgaaagcccCCAAAAACAATCTTTCAATGGAACAACTCTCGCCAGACCTTCAAgcctcattgtatgtgtcgaatgcatgcagcctaaagcaattcgcaaacaacgatactgaattcgctcaagtttgataatatgagagtttacaGCGgatcgaaagcaaacgcatttatattccatcactgaaagtatcgttgtctgatacagttttttttttaaataactatttattggaatatgagttaaaattaaattattaagatttaaattgggtgttcagccacaagtggtgacttttcagccctgttatatatatatatatatatatgatttggttattaccataaagacatcatttgcttccgcaattctgagatttttgtgtagggaaaattctaaacctacttgtattgtgtaatggggaaaaggaacttatatactaacttactaactaatacagagagcgaatcgattcaattgaagattgcatcgatttttgtcggaatttgcttataatattatgtgacattacatctaatggttctatatttgtgagtctgtgtaactcatttgtactaaaccagggaggacgcttcaaaatcattttcagaattttattctgaatcctttgaagcgttttcttcctggtggaacaacagcttgaccaaattggtaccgcataaagcatggctggtctgaaaatttgtt
This genomic window contains:
- the LOC131429070 gene encoding uncharacterized protein K02A2.6-like; the protein is MKAIARSYVYWPTLDSDIVDFVKSCRQCVTAAKTPPKSEPLSCPKSTKPWQRVHLDYAGPIDGEYYQVVVDSFSKWSEIVQTRSITTAATVKILRDLFARLGMPETLVSDNGSQFTSAEFQSYCTNNGIEHLTTAPFHPQSNGQAERLVDTFKRSIKKVMEGRATMCDALSTFLQVYRSTLCFSSPDGKSPAEDLFGRPIRTSLDLLRAPSDRVHLEQSSEIHPLKRQFIVKDTVYAKVFVKN